TTTGCCTCGTGGAATGCACGTTATCTATTGGGGTCTGTACAGTTGCACAGCGCTTGTTGGGAGTGACTGATGAGAGGCCTCAGGTGCCGTTTGACTCTGGTAAAATGTCATCACATTTGGATGCAGAGATACTCGTGCAAGCAAGTAACTCAACTGGGAAATACATTGTGCTTAACCTGAGCACAATAACGAGTTTCTTTCTCTCAAAGGCTTGTTCCATATCAGTAGGACATGGATGTCAGCCATTATTCGACCAACCAAGTAAAGACGACCATCCAGCCATCATTTCTCAAGGTGCTTCTCATGACGGCATTCAGCCGGACGAGAGCGCTTCATTCGATGGCATATCGCCTTTCCAACAACTTTCAGCTCCCCCCTCTCCAGCCAAGCCTAAGCGAATGGGTCATTCTTATGTCAATCATCAACCGTCACCATTCACTTAGCTCAACCCCCAAGCCAAGCCACTGTAAATAATCGACCGATAGTTCCCCATCCAGAACCTCGATCTAACAGCATCAGCGGCCAAGCCATGGTCTGTGTTCCCACCTAAAAACAACTCGCCTTGGCTGGCCCTTGCTTCTCTCTTCCCGGCGACATGGGCGTTGGGACCTGGGCTTCCGGGGAGGGAATAAACACGACATCGGCGCTGACACAAAGCGAGATGCCTGCTGTAAGCCACTCGCAAGCCCCGATGGCTGTGTAGCTTCGTGAACGGTAGATACCCCTCGCCGGTGACTTGATGACTGTCGCCAAACTTTAGGTAAAATTGAATAAGTCTATTCGCTGGGATGATTGGACGAGCCTCTATTGCCTCAGGAGGGGACTCTGTTGTGCGGATCATGGGGTTCAACTTCAATATGGTGCTCCTGTTGGCCCATACCAGCCGCTCTTGGCTTGGCCATCATTCGCTTCGCTTGACAGGGTCGTGCGCTTGTGTTGCGGTGTGCCAGTTGATGCGGAGAAGATACCCGTAGATACGGGGTGACTGTCTTATCAGCTCACATCCAACGCCGTCCCATGCAAAACAAGCCTCTTCATGCATGTATCACGGCTAATTTTACAGCACCAGGTCGAGCCTCCAGACTCTCAAAACTTGTCTGCCAGCTGGTCCGACTTCTTGGAATGGAACATCCTGTCTTTTCCGTCGGGATCCAACCCCGGCCCGAGATCCTCTACCGACTGGCCAGTAGGGGTAGTTACATAGCTGTATGAGCACTTAAAGTCTAAAAATCGGTGATTCTGAGAGTGAGTGAGGAATAGACTAATGACTTTCAACAGACAGTGCAACAAACCTTCCTCTTTGGGGGAGACCATTGTGTTGCGGCAATGTTGTTCCGTAACAAGGCCTTTTCACATGCAGAGTTCCGTAATTCGTCTCATGTCTCTTTGTATTGTACTGTAGATCCTTTGTACTTGTGCCCCTGTACGAAACGGTGCCTTGAGAATCATGTACGGGTAGACGGCTGAGGGTTCCTGAGACACCCTCGATATGATATGCGAATACCGGTAGAATAACTCCATCTTAACAGTAGGCTGAGATTCTGATGGGCTTGCTGGATTGAGATATCTATCAACAATAGGCCACGCTAGCTCATCCCATGTTTCTCAGAATATTGACGCATATTTTCCCCACAATCATGTAGTTCCCCGTCTACATGCACCTAATAAGAACTCACACGTAACGCAGGGTATCGGATCGTCCGTGGCCCGCCGGATCAATCCGTGCGACTGTGTATGTACGTCGTGCAACCCACGACTATTGCTATCCCTTGCACCAGTTAAGAAGAGGCATGACATCTTTGCCCGTCCCTCCCAAACGCAGTCAAGTGCACGGTCACATAGGGGAGGGAGTGCTACACTTTGTGTTGTTTGTGATGGGACACGGATCGTCACGGGCTCGGAGGTCAAACAGCTGTGAGCCAAGTCCCCGATCCGGTAACTGGTGACCACACCACACGTTGCCAAGCCTAGCGACGCGGCTTGCCAAACGTGGACGCTGCGTGAGACAAACACGCTCGTATCTCATTGCCAATCCCGTCGGACCGTAGCACAGCAGAAATGCATGTCAAGTGAGACAACATGTCTCCAAAATATTCAAAATGTGAATTCGGTTATCTGCGTGCCGTGTTCAAGGAATCTCCTTGAGAGTACAAGTTGTCATCTCAAGGGACACAAGGAAAATGTTATGAAAGAAAGGCTCGTGCTGCCCTACCAGATGATTGCCGCCCCAGCTTATGTAAAATCAACTCCTCCTGTGCAAACAGTTGCGGCCACGATCAAGTATGGCACTATATTCGTAGCAAACACATATACAAAAGAATGTTCCCGCCTGAATCTTGTATCGTCTTAaacagaaagaaaaagaagaggaaaagaaacgAGTGCGTCCATTCGGATCAGGCGATGTCACTATTACAGCTCTGCAGCATTAACTGACCACTCGCTCCAACCTCTCTCCTCACCGGGAAGCTTGATGCTCTCCCATTCATCTCTGGTAACGCTCTTCCACTCATCAACGGGCAGCCAGCCGATTCGGGCACGGTCGCCGAAGCCGCCAACCCAGTAGATCTTGGTTACAACCAGACGCGCCCAACCGCTCTCATGGATTACATTGCCAGGCAACCAGTACTTGGCGTCCTGGTGCTTGCGTGTGAAGCAGGCCGCAAGCTTCAGTGCTGATACCGGTGTGGTCTCGATGGGCTCAAGATACCCAAAGAGGGCAAAACGTGGCAAGTTGGCCGCAGAGTAAGGGACAGTGTCCGGCACGGAGAGCGACTCCTCCGAACGGCTGTTGTAATCGTAACTGGAGAGGAAGGGGATATATGCCGAGAGTCTTGAAAGAAGGGAGATACGCTTAGCGGGCGGATAGGGTGGAACCCAGTTCATGGAGAGGGTAAGGTTTGATCCAGCCCGAACGTTCCTGAACGTTGTTGcgatcttgatctcgagAATGGTAGGGTTACCTTCATCCTCACAGTCCGCCACATAATCCATCATTCCGATAGGGACGCCCTCAAGTCCATTACTGTCGGTCTCGGGTTCTATATTAGATCGTCCAGAAGGGAAGACGGTCGAGAGTGTCGCAAGCTTGGTAAGAGCAAGGATGCGGCGCGCCATGACAACGGACTCGTGGACCGTTGGGATCTTATGAGGAGCGTTTGTATCAGCGTTATCGTTGTCGCCAAAGATATTGGACGCCGGCGTGAAAGCCTGCGCCGTGGCAGCAAAGCCTGCTATGGCATGCAAGATCTTCATGATGTCGTTCTTAATCGTATCGCGTAGGCAGAGTCGATGACACTGagaggctgatgagaaggtTGACCTGTGATGCGCTGGACACGGTTAACCAAGAATGAGAACACGGGCAGGAAGATGGTGACAAGGTAAACCAGGCGAGGCGGTGGGAAATCCGATGGCTTTTGGCTTTGGATTCTGCTGGCGCGTGAGGAATTCGCTAGTGAACAATGGCGGAAGTTGGCCGCGCTAAGCTGAGGGGAACTGATcccatgatggatgatgttACTCTCGCCAAGGCTATGTCACTAGATTGATAAGATTAGATCCTTGCATGTTATCGGCTGAAATCGGCTGGCGACCGGTCAACTGCCAACACCGACCCACAACATTTCGATGTTGCAAgaaggctgatgaggagtCGTTTATTCAATTTCTTGATATGAATCAGTAATATTATACCAGTATTGTGCGAGCCAGCCGGCTACGAAAGGTGTATGTATTGCATTTATACTGCTAATAAGAGTCCAAAAGAGACAAGCAACTTCTGACTTCTGACGGCCTGACCTGAACGACGAGACCTAGGTAGGTGAGTTTAGTATGACTTAGTAGGATTTTAAACCCGTAGTTCATCTTGGCACTCTGGATGAAGTTcgtaagttttcttgctccctgtGGGGAGTTTCCTAAAAGATCTCCTTCGTCCAAATTTGGTTATGAGCAAGGATAGTATTCAAGCAACATTCCAGTTTGAAAAGTCTTCGTACTCTGAATGAGCTGTTATTGCTCGTTAGTTGCTTCAAGGCTCACGGTGTATCTTGATCAAAGCCTATCTGTCGTTGAATATTGTGTGAAGTCATGGTCACTGCCCAGTTATATCTTATTTGTCACTTTCGAGACAGCTTTCCGACTTGGCAAACCAGGGTTCAAATCCACGACACTCCACGACACATTTGTGAATATGGCGTGGATATGGATGCTGACTAATAATTTCGATGTGGAATGGGTGGAAATGGATCCATTATGGAAATGGATCCATATTGTGGAATTCGTGGAATGGAAACCTACTTCGTCCAACAATGGTAATTAATGGGTCCCGCCCGCCCTCGGTGACGTCAATGTTTTTGTCATTGGTCCATTAAAATCCGCCGTTGCTTGACGCAAAGGCAACACACCCACCGACGTTCCTGTTTCTTGTTATGCTGGATATTCGTAGCCGAACCGATATACCTATAGACGCGCCTTGCCGTCTCTCTCCGTCAAGATCCAGCTTTTGTAGAGCTGAAAGAGCCGTTGATTGTCCTCTTCTGTTCGTTCTGGAACGGATGTGGTTGACTTGGTAGGATGGGGAGTGGCCATTTCGATTTGGGGTAGTAACGCGAGTAACAGTGAAGCCCCCAGAATGGACTCATTGTGTACGGAGGAAAATGGGGTGGCAAATCgatgttgtgttgttgtgGGTGATAGAAAGTACTTAGGATATGCGGGATTTCACAAGGAAATCAAGGTATTTTCGAACCCCACCTAAAATATTCCACGATTTCCACATGTGGAACATGTGGAAGGGGCTTCGTGGCGTGGATATGGAAATGCTGAAGCCCACGTGGAATGGAATGGAATGGATATGGATCCACATTATGGATCCATATGTGGATTTCGTGGTATGGATTTGAACCCTGGGAAAATCTGCCTCGGAGACTGCtctatcatcatcatctggcACTGTTTTCTAGAACCTCTAGCTCAATACTTGGACAAACCagagtcttcttcttgtcataGTCCATTTCCCATGCTTGAGCATTCTAGAATGTTAGCAGCATGAGGGCCATTGACATTGATCCAGCTGATAACAACCACCTTCAACATTACTTAGTTCTGGGTTCTTACTGATCTGGTGGTACACACTTAGAATCAGCCGACTACATGGTTTCCGAACTCGTGTGGTCTTTCATTGTAAAATAAAAATGAAGCCGAGCCCACACCGCGATGATCACATCCATATTAGCCTCTATTTAGAATTAATGAGATGAAATTTACAAAAATAATGGGATTCATCGAAGAAGCCACCTGCGTAAGTACGATAGCCATATAATCCAGCAGCTCAACAAATACCATGTGAGCATGAACGAATGAAAGTGTCAAGGTCATACGTGAGTTAGTTACCTTCGTCTTACCCTAAGGTAGGTGCTTTATAGTCGAGAAAAAATGATCCGCCTTGTGGTAAGGTACATGCTTCGAAGACGGGAGACCATCATAATTTAAGATTGCGTGCCTTGCTCAAGCGACAGCACGTCAGCAAAATGGAGATCATTCCAATTTGAGGTCCAACGATTACTTACTTACCTTAGTGGATTAGGCATGTACGTCTTGGTTGCAGTAGCAACCATCCCTAGGTAGATTTGAAGGGACAGCCAATAGCGTTTCAAGTGGGGTCCTGCCCGATCACAGTACTTGTAAGTTGTTGATCAGATCTTCATCGAGCATCCAGGTTCTTGCCATTCAGACCTGTCCTCTCCAATTTCTTTTCCNNNNNNNNNNNNNNNNNNNNNNNNNNNNNNNNNNNNNNNNNNNNNNNNNNNNNNNNNNNNNNNNNNNNNNNNNNNNNNNNNNNNNNNNNNNNNNNNNNNNNNNNNNNNNNNNNNNNNNNNNNNNNNNNNNNNNNNNNNNNNNNNNNNNNNNNNNNNNNNNNNNNNNNNNNNNNNNNNNNNNNNNNNNNNNNNNNNGCCGCCTGTCCAAGCCCAAGCTAAACAAAACAGAGTCCACCCGCTAGTCTACCCCTCGACTCCAACTCCAGCTCACATCGCGACAACTAAACATCCCCACCATACACTGCAGTGCCgaaccttcttcttcttcttcttcttcttcttcaacattcCTTCGCTCAATTAAGAAGACATCCCCGGAAGAAGACAAGCAGCCATGGCTAGCTTCATGTCCAGTTTCTTTCCTGgagggaaagaaaagaaccCGGCCAGCGAAAATGGCAGTTCGCGACCTGCTACGCCATCCACCAGGGTGGACAACTTCCTCAACCCCGCGAGCACACCTCAAGGCAGCCCGAGCAAGAAGACCAACCCTCCTGGCTCACACGACCTCCCGTCTGCATTCGAGAGTGCCTTGACACTCAATCCTCCTGTCATGGAGCCACCCCTCAAGTTGGGCCGCCCTCAAAGCGTTATAACCCCGCTATCACCTGGCAAGACCAAGGTTCAGCCCCTCGACGAGTCCAACGTCAATGTCGATGAAAGCGTCGTCCACAAGACGCGGCCTGTAAGCCCTCAAAAGAAACAAGGCCAGGAGAACACACCCCCTACCTCTCGATTGGCTGGCACCGATTCTCCCCACCAACATAGCCATGCTGCCGTCACCCGTCAACAACACTATGAGCACAGAGAGCGACCAAACACGCCTGCGACGAAGAAATTCAACACCGCTCGAGGTCTGACACCCGAAGAGCGCGAGATTCTTCAGAAGCCCAACGTTAAGCGACTCGTCAATGTTACTCAGCTTTGTAGGCATCTCCCAAACCCATCGATTGTGAAGGGCATCTTATTGATTGGTCTCTAATGCTTTGTTAGACTTCCTTGACTATTACTTTGACCTCCTCACCTATGTTGGATCAAGACAAAATCGACTAGCAGCCTTCAAGAACGAATACCCTCCGCCCCCAGAGACTGATGAGCAGACGCACAACCAAATGTGGACCAAGTACACAGGACGAGAACGCGCCAACTTGCGCAAGCGTCGAGTTCGACTTCGACATGGCGACTTCCAGATTTTGACACAAGTTGGTC
The window above is part of the Fusarium oxysporum f. sp. lycopersici 4287 chromosome 8, whole genome shotgun sequence genome. Proteins encoded here:
- a CDS encoding hypothetical protein (At least one base has a quality score < 10) — encoded protein: MSSHLDAEILVQASNSTGKYIVLNLSTITSFFLSKACSISVGHGCQPLFDQPSKDDHPAIISQGASHDGIQPDESASFDGISPFQQLSAPPSPAKPKRMGHSYVNHQPSPFT
- a CDS encoding hypothetical protein (At least one base has a quality score < 10); this translates as MKILHAIAGFAATAQAFTPASNIFGDNDNADTNAPHKIPTVHESVVMARRILALTKLATLSTVFPSGRSNIEPETDSNGLEGVPIGMMDYVADCEDEGNPTILEIKIATTFRNVRAGSNLTLSMNWVPPYPPAKRISLLSRLSAYIPFLSSYDYNSRSEESLSVPDTVPYSAANLPRFALFGYLEPIETTPVSALKLAACFTRKHQDAKYWLPGNVIHESGWARLVVTKIYWVGGFGDRARIGWLPVDEWKSVTRDEWESIKLPGEERGWSEWSVNAAEL